Proteins found in one Homalodisca vitripennis isolate AUS2020 chromosome 4, UT_GWSS_2.1, whole genome shotgun sequence genomic segment:
- the LOC124360633 gene encoding divalent-cation tolerance protein CutA isoform X1, with the protein MKLAVFTLVAGILTAYLWVHIFATMAATVFKPGLFSVVYITAPTQEVAKKIARGLVENQLAACVNIVPGITSIYKWEGKIEEDSELLLMVKTRTQKIVELTTYVKANHPYSVPEVISTPIESGHDLYLKFLNDSIPENS; encoded by the exons AAATTGGCAGTGTTTACCTTAGTAGCTGGGATTCTAACAGCTTATCTTTGGGTTCATATATTTGCTACAATGGCAGCTACTGTTTTTAAACCAGGATTATTTTCTGTGGTTTATATCACAGCACCCACTCAAGAAGTAGCTAAAAAAATTGCACG GGGATTGGTGGAAAACCAGTTAGCAGCATGTGTAAACATCGTTCCGGGCATCACATCCAT aTACAAGTGGGAAGGAAAAATTGAAGAGGACTCAGAATTACTTCTg ATGGTAAAAACGAGAACACAGAAGATTGTTGAACTGACAACATATGTGAA ggcCAATCATCCTTATTCAGTGCCTGAAGTCATATCTACTCCT attGAATCAGGACATGACTTGTACTTGAAATTTCTGAACGACTCTATTCCAGAAAATAGTTGA
- the LOC124360633 gene encoding divalent-cation tolerance protein CutA isoform X2: MKLAVFTLVAGILTAYLWVHIFATMAATVFKPGLFSVVYITAPTQEVAKKIARGLVENQLAACVNIVPGITSIYKWEGKIEEDSELLLMVKTRTQKIVELTTYVKANHPYSVPEVISTPIESGHDLYLKFLNDSIPENS; the protein is encoded by the exons ATG AAATTGGCAGTGTTTACCTTAGTAGCTGGGATTCTAACAGCTTATCTTTGGGTTCATATATTTGCTACAATGGCAGCTACTGTTTTTAAACCAGGATTATTTTCTGTGGTTTATATCACAGCACCCACTCAAGAAGTAGCTAAAAAAATTGCACG GGGATTGGTGGAAAACCAGTTAGCAGCATGTGTAAACATCGTTCCGGGCATCACATCCAT aTACAAGTGGGAAGGAAAAATTGAAGAGGACTCAGAATTACTTCTg ATGGTAAAAACGAGAACACAGAAGATTGTTGAACTGACAACATATGTGAA ggcCAATCATCCTTATTCAGTGCCTGAAGTCATATCTACTCCT attGAATCAGGACATGACTTGTACTTGAAATTTCTGAACGACTCTATTCCAGAAAATAGTTGA
- the LOC124360633 gene encoding protein CutA homolog isoform X3, protein MAATVFKPGLFSVVYITAPTQEVAKKIARGLVENQLAACVNIVPGITSIYKWEGKIEEDSELLLMVKTRTQKIVELTTYVKANHPYSVPEVISTPIESGHDLYLKFLNDSIPENS, encoded by the exons ATGGCAGCTACTGTTTTTAAACCAGGATTATTTTCTGTGGTTTATATCACAGCACCCACTCAAGAAGTAGCTAAAAAAATTGCACG GGGATTGGTGGAAAACCAGTTAGCAGCATGTGTAAACATCGTTCCGGGCATCACATCCAT aTACAAGTGGGAAGGAAAAATTGAAGAGGACTCAGAATTACTTCTg ATGGTAAAAACGAGAACACAGAAGATTGTTGAACTGACAACATATGTGAA ggcCAATCATCCTTATTCAGTGCCTGAAGTCATATCTACTCCT attGAATCAGGACATGACTTGTACTTGAAATTTCTGAACGACTCTATTCCAGAAAATAGTTGA